The following proteins are encoded in a genomic region of Nicotiana sylvestris chromosome 4, ASM39365v2, whole genome shotgun sequence:
- the LOC138889235 gene encoding uncharacterized protein, with the protein MLCACVIDFGGSWDQVLPLAKFVYNNSYRSSIQIAPYEALYGRRCRSPVGWFEPGEARLLCTDLVQDALDKVNVIQERLRTAQSRQKSYANRKGRDVSYMVGEKILLKVSPMKGVMRFGKKGKLSPRFIRPFEVLRRIGEVAYELSLLPNLSSVHPVFHVSMLWKYTSDPSHVLGFSTIQLDDDLTYDVEPVAILECHVR; encoded by the coding sequence atgttgtgtgcttgtgtcatcgaTTTCGGTGGGTCATGGGATCAGGTTTTACCGCTCGCAAAGTTTgtttataacaatagctaccggtcgagtattcagattgctccatatgaggctttgtatgggagacggtgtagatctccagttggttggtttgagccgggtgaggctaggctattgtgtacagacttggtgcaggatgctttagataaGGTGaatgtgattcaggagaggcttcgtaccgcgcagtcgagacaaaagagttatgcaaacAGGAAGggtcgggatgtgtcctacatggttggtgagaagattctgttgaaggtttcacccatgaagggtgttatgagatttgggaagaagggtaaattgagtcctcggttcattaggccttttgaggtgcttcggaggattggggaagtgGCTTATGAGCTCTCTTTGCTGCCCAatttatcgagtgtgcatccagtatttcatgtttctatgctctggaagtatactagtgatccatctcatgttttgggtttcagcacgattcagttagatgatgatttgacttatgatgtggagccagtagccatTTTGGAGTGTCATGTTCGAtaa